From the genome of Lujinxingia vulgaris:
CGATGCTGTAGAAGTCGCTCTCCAGCTCACAGGCACGAAGTCCCACAAGGCCGCTCTGCTCGCCAGAGAGGATGCCTTCCTGGGTCAGCTCGTAGGCGCTGGCGGTGCTGCCGTTTTCACCGAGCCAGTCGGGCTCGCACACCGGGCCGTCCTCCACCTCAATGTCGAGCTGGTAAGGCACGTTGAGGCCCTGGAAGAGCGCCGCCGAGAGGTAGTAGGTGCCACCCTGGGTGGCGGTGTAGGTGAGGCTCTCGCGCAGCAGCCCGTCGCCCTGCGGCTCGGCCTCAATGCCGGCGCCGGCGAGTACCAGGCAGTCGCGCGGACCAAAGAGGAAGATGTCGAGCTCACCGGCGGCCTCGGCCGCGTCGTAGGTCGTGGTCACGGTGAGCGTCTGCTGGGGGAGCAGCTCCACCGCGTAGAAGTCTGGATCGGCGCAGACCACAAGGTCATCGTAGCTTCCGGGCGCAATCGGTGAAGCTGCGCCGCAGCTCTGGTTCGGGGAGTAGACGTCAGAGCACTGGTTGGGGCGCTGGGTCCACTCCAGCGCGTAGGTGCTGTTGCCCACGCCCGAGAAGGGGCTCACGCGCAGGGTCATCACCTGGGGCTCGCGGGTCACAAACTCAATGACCTGGGCGTCGGCGCGCTCGCGCGCGCTCTCAATGACCTGACCCTCGGCGTCGTAAAGATCAAGCGCCACGCCGCCGCGACGGCGCTCGGAGGTCGCTGCAATGCGCACGACCTGATTGGCGGCCACGTCCAGAGTGTAGAAGTCCGGCGCCTCACCGCAGGTGCTCAGCGCGCTGTAAGGGGTCGCCGCTGCCAGCGCCGCGGGCTCGGCCTCAGTGGCCGGATCGAGCTCATCGCTCTCACAGGCCGCAGGCGCGCCCACATCGATCGAGAGGTTGTAAGGGGCGTTGGCGTCGAGGATCGCGCCGCGCACCTGAATGAAGTAGGGCGCGCCCTGGGCGATGCCGAACTCAAAGCTCTCCTCGCCACCATCGACGCCGGGCGGGTCGCCTGAGAGCACCACCAGGTCGCCGTTGGCCTGCACCAGCGCCAGATCCAGGTTGCCGATGCTCTCATCGTACTCAAGCGTCGCGCTCACAACCTGGCCGCTCTCGACCTGGATCTCGAACCAGTCGCCGCCGGTGTTCTCGCGGCAGAAGAAGAGGTCGTCGTCTCCGCCGCGCTCAAAGGGGAGCGCGCCGGCCTCAACCTCATAGGCGTCTTGAAGGCTGTGGTTGTTGCCCAGACCATCGTCGGGGCAGCTCGGGGGGCGGTTGACGCAGAGGCCCACGGTGGGGTCTTCGGCTTCTTCGGTGGTCGCGCCCTGGGTGAAGTCGCAGAGCTGGGAGGCGGCGCATTCGTTGTCGCTCACACAACCGCGGCAGGTGCGCGGCTGACCGGCGCAGACCTGACCGACGACGTTGCACTGGTCGACCGACTCACAGACCGGCACGCAGACCAGATCTTCGCACAAAAACTCCTGATCGGAGCCCGGGATCGCGCAGTCGGAGCTGGTACGGCAGCCAGCCACGCAGACCGAGCCCTGCTCCAGCGAGCAGACCTCGTTGTCGCGGCAGTCGGCGTTGGCACGGCACCCCTCCCGGCACACGCCGGGCTCCCCGTCGCCGGGGGTCTCGCAGATCTCGTTGCTGCGGCAGTCGCCGTCGTTCTGGCAGGGCGGGCGCTCCACGCACTCACCGAGCACGGTGTTGCAGATATAATCTTTGCCGTCGCTCTGCTGCTGACCGAAGGCCTGGCACTGCGTGTTGTTGGTGCAGCTTCCCGTGAAGACGCAGCGCGAGGGCTCTTGCGAGTCATCGCAGCGCTGAATATCGGGCTGGCAGGAGGTCGGCGTGCAGCCGGCGTCTTCGCAAAGAAGAGTGCGCTCGTTGCAGACCTGCCCCTCGCCACACGCGTCGCGGCCGGGCTCGCAGCCCGCGCGGCACAGCCCTTCGTCGCAGACCGCGCCCGCACCGCAGCTCTCGCTGCTCTCGCAGGCCGCCGGCGCGCAGACCCCTTCCTGACAGAACTCATCGAACGCGCAGTCGAAGTCCGTCGAGCAGCTGAACGTCTCGGCGGTGCACACGCCCTCGTTGTTGCATCGCTCCCCGTCGGAACAATCCGCAAGCGAGGTGCAGACCTCGACCTGATTTTCATCATCGGGGCCGCAGGCCGAGACCAGCATTGCCACCAGGGCAAACGCCAGCAACTGGAGTGCGCTAAACCTGTACATAGGACTTCCTCGTTCGTGGATGAACTCGCCCGTCAGGAGGGAGGACGGGGGGGGGTAGGACGGCGGCAAGGCTAGAGAGTTTTGCCTTACAAAGCAACGATCTAGGCGTCGTCGCGCTCGCCAGGGGGGGCTCTCAGGCCGAAAAGGGACGGCCGAAAAGGCTGGCGATCAAACAGGTAGGACAGGTCAAAAAAGCGACGCGCTGCGGCCATCATGCCGCCTGCGCAGCAGACATCTACGGCGCGGCACCGACCTGACAGGGTGCCGCGCCGTCATCGTGTGCGCTCAGGAGGAGGCGTCATCCTGGACGTCGGCCAGGCGCAGCAACATCTCATCTTCGCTCATCATCTGCGAGCTGGCGTTACCCCAGATGTTGTTGACGGCCACCAGCTCACCACGGCCCAACTTCTCGGTGAGGTAGACCGCGTAGAAATCGCCACCGTCGTCGGTGGCCATCCCCGGGATGCGGTCGAGCGGCTTGCCGGAGACCGGGCAGAAAAGCTCGCAGGGTTTGCCCGCCTCAAAGGGCTTGCTGGAGATCTTGCTTGAGTCCCCATAAAAGGGGCTCAAGATCACGTCTTCTTCAAGGTCACCCTGTTTGACGCGGATCTTCACACCCGGCTCACCGCTGAAGCGGGGGCCATCGTGGGCGATGATATCTTCACCGGTGGGGCCAAAGGCCCGCGTCACCACGACCAGAAACCCTCGGGTGGAGAGGTCGTCGAGACGGGTGTCGGTGGGGTTTTCGCGGTTAAACGGGTTCGTTCGCTGGTTGTCGGACATCGCGACGGCTCCCTTGTGGCAGTGAAACCGGACCATTCCGGCCTGCTTTTCCTACCGCAAAGGAAAAGGCCTGACAAGGACTTGCCCTCACCAGCCCGCGCGCAGCCGCCCCGGGCGCAGCGGGTGACGCGCGACGACCTCCTCGCGAGCCTCAGAACTTGGTCGGGCGCCATGCGTGTTTTAGATTGTCCCCCACTCCCAGCTCCGATAGGCCTTCGGCGCCACAGCGAAGCGCCTTACGCCCCGGGCCGACCTTCTCCCTGCTCTCTCATTGCAACGCTCGTCGAAAACCCGGGCCGACCTTCTCATCGCAACGCGCGTCAAAACACCGGGCCGACCTTCTCCTGACGTCGCCCCGACTCCGTGCTTTAAAGAACGCCCCACCCTCACGCTCCTTCTCTTCCCTTTTGAGGTGCTCCCATGCCGCAATCATCGACCGCCGACCTTCCCTCCCGCGACGACGCCACCGCCGAGATGATCGCCGCCGCCGGCGATTTTTACCGCTTTGGCTGGCTGCACGGCACCAGCGGAAACCTGAGCGTGCGTCTCTCCGAGTCGGAGGTGCTCATCACCGCCAGCGGCAAATCCAAAGGCGCGCTCACCCCCGACGACTTCCTCATCGTCGACCCTCAGGGCAAACCTGCCTCCAAAAAAGGTCCTCGCCCCTCAGCAGAGACGGGCGTGCATATGGCGATTTATAAGGCGCTGCCCGAGGTCGGTGCCGTTTACCATGTGCATCACCTGCACGCCGCCCTCTGCGGAAAACGCGACTTCAAGCAGGGCTACACCTTCGTCAACGACGTCGAGATGATCAAAGGACTGGGGCTGTGGGAGCCCGACGCCCACGCCCGCATCCCGCTGGTCGAAAACCACCACGACCTCGACGAGCTGGCCCGCGCGGTTGCCGCGCACCTCAACAGCGAAGACTTCGACGCCACGGTGCCCGGCGTCAACCTGCGCAACCACGGCGTTTACGCCTGGGGCAAGACCCCCGCCGACGCTCGCCGCCACATCGAGACCTTCGGCTATCTTTTCGAGTACAGCTGGCTCTGCCCCATGCACGACTCCGAGAGCCAGGCCGT
Proteins encoded in this window:
- the mtnB gene encoding methylthioribulose 1-phosphate dehydratase, whose product is MPQSSTADLPSRDDATAEMIAAAGDFYRFGWLHGTSGNLSVRLSESEVLITASGKSKGALTPDDFLIVDPQGKPASKKGPRPSAETGVHMAIYKALPEVGAVYHVHHLHAALCGKRDFKQGYTFVNDVEMIKGLGLWEPDAHARIPLVENHHDLDELARAVAAHLNSEDFDATVPGVNLRNHGVYAWGKTPADARRHIETFGYLFEYSWLCPMHDSESQAVRGFAR